The following coding sequences are from one Eucalyptus grandis isolate ANBG69807.140 chromosome 11, ASM1654582v1, whole genome shotgun sequence window:
- the LOC104429762 gene encoding uncharacterized protein LOC104429762, giving the protein MAAGLCNLALLALAIAFGVQGTLGDIACENLDQGSCAFAVSSTGKRCVLEKQVRRSGEEGYTCRSSEIEADNLKDHIETDECIAACGLDRKTLGVSSDSLLESRFTQKLCSSGCYENCPNIVDLYFSLAAGEGVFLPKLCEAQRGIARRGMGEIRSSGHVAPGPIHSVQFIGVAPATAPSY; this is encoded by the exons ATGGCTGCCGGCCTCTGCAATCTCGCACTCCTCGCTCTGGCCATTGCCTTCGGCGTTCAAGGAACCCTAG GAGATATTGCATGTGAGAATCTTGATCAAGGATCGTGCGCGTTCGCCGTGTCGTCCACGGGCAAGCGGTGCGTGCTTGAGAAGCAGGTGAGGAGGAGCGGGGAGGAGGGCTACACATGCCGGTCCTCGGAGATCGAGGCCGACAATCTGAAGGACCACATCGAGACTGACGAGTGCATCGCCGCTTGCGGGCTCGACAGAAAGACTCTCGGCGTCTCCTCGGATTCGCTCCTCGAGTCTCGCTTCACCCAAAAGCTCTGCTCCTCTGGGTGCTACGAAAACTGCCCCAACATCGTCGATCTCTACTTCAGCCTCGCCGCCGGTGAAG GCGTGTTTCTTCCCAAACTATGCGAGGCTCAAAGAGGGATTGCGCGCAGAGGAATGGGTGAGATCCGAAGCTCGGGGCACGTGGCTCCGGGACCAATTCACTCTGTCCAGTTCATAGGAGTCGCCCCAGCAACGGCGCCTTCTTACTAA